One segment of Deltaproteobacteria bacterium DNA contains the following:
- the trxA gene encoding thioredoxin, whose product MAGIQFTKSDWDEEVLKSDIPVLVDFWAPWCAPCRMVSPIVLGVAQEYEGRIKVGQLNTDEESEIAIKYGIMSIPTLMFFKDGEVIDQVIGAVPKEYISQKIEEVLKHD is encoded by the coding sequence ATGGCAGGAATTCAGTTTACAAAGTCAGATTGGGACGAAGAGGTATTAAAATCTGATATACCGGTGCTGGTAGATTTTTGGGCTCCATGGTGTGCTCCATGCAGGATGGTATCGCCTATTGTTTTGGGGGTTGCTCAGGAATATGAAGGTAGGATTAAAGTGGGGCAATTAAATACCGATGAAGAGTCAGAAATCGCTATAAAATACGGTATAATGTCTATTCCTACGCTTATGTTTTTTAAAGATGGAGAGGTAATAGATCAAGTCATAGGTGCAGTTCCTAAAGAATATATAAGCCAGAAAATAGAGGAAGTTTTGAAGCATGATTGA
- the tmk gene encoding dTMP kinase, producing the protein MKDKPQYIAFEGMDGAGKTTQAKLFQSFLASINIKSLLTKEPGGTPVGIKIKEILLENKVYKETELLLFLADRSQHIREVVKPNIEKGFIVVSDRSLYSTIAYQGFGKGIDVEFLYKLSSFTNNSILPQVVFLIDMQPEVCAMRCKKRDKEKSESISFLKKVREGYLKLSEKKAFSKAFFVVDGQKDIATLHEDILKIWNKL; encoded by the coding sequence ATGAAAGATAAGCCACAATACATAGCGTTTGAGGGTATGGATGGTGCGGGCAAAACTACACAGGCAAAGCTTTTTCAGTCCTTCCTCGCATCTATCAACATAAAGAGTTTGCTGACGAAAGAACCTGGAGGAACTCCTGTAGGAATAAAAATTAAAGAAATTCTTCTTGAAAATAAGGTTTATAAAGAAACGGAACTCCTACTATTTTTAGCGGATAGATCACAACATATAAGAGAAGTTGTAAAACCCAACATTGAAAAAGGCTTTATCGTGGTTAGCGATAGATCCTTATACTCTACCATTGCTTATCAAGGTTTTGGCAAAGGTATAGATGTGGAATTCCTATATAAACTCAGCAGCTTCACCAACAACAGCATTTTACCTCAGGTTGTATTCCTGATAGACATGCAACCAGAGGTTTGTGCTATGCGCTGCAAAAAAAGGGATAAAGAAAAAAGTGAAAGCATATCCTTTCTAAAAAAGGTGAGAGAAGGTTATCTCAAGCTTTCCGAGAAGAAAGCTTTTTCAAAAGCTTTCTTTGTCGTGGATGGGCAAAAGGACATTGCAACCTTACATGAAGATATCTTAAAAATTTGGAATAAACTATGA
- the trmB gene encoding tRNA (guanosine(46)-N7)-methyltransferase TrmB, whose amino-acid sequence MPHILLYKQSLSDLLSCLKPKEEKVGSCLIQYLDVFVSNNEVLIPVNIITETGCVRFVIKVLQKGENTMVKIGTGAKVEANYLIKEAVKRVGLFIQKNTNSHIVWSNLSINKKMDYFFDYSKRFEIDIDAFRGVHSLFKNENPLNVEIGFGNGEFLLYQARKEINKNFIGFELESKSFSLVKKKLYDLNLDNVKIMRCNGTFAMDVLFRDETVENIFLCFPSPWFKEKNIKHAVVNKDFVDLISHKLMKGGSFELVTDNYPYLAYSVELLEQSGFFQKGEININPKREVATYFERRWKRKGRTIYGIKYFKIKRQNEKRWPLYKKINFPIATNMPHRCSIKRGKAILRILDVYSSLYSLDIFVEAIVGEIKYPQHIYFHLKKGKTHFFLYPFTSLIPTEGAENSLMYI is encoded by the coding sequence ATGCCGCACATATTATTATATAAACAATCTTTATCAGATTTGCTTTCATGTCTTAAACCCAAAGAAGAAAAGGTGGGTAGTTGTCTTATACAATATTTAGATGTGTTTGTATCCAATAATGAAGTCTTGATTCCTGTTAATATTATTACAGAAACGGGATGTGTAAGATTTGTTATAAAGGTTCTGCAAAAAGGTGAAAATACAATGGTAAAGATAGGAACAGGAGCAAAAGTAGAGGCAAATTATTTGATAAAGGAAGCAGTTAAGAGAGTTGGACTTTTCATACAAAAAAATACAAATAGTCATATAGTATGGAGCAATTTGAGCATTAACAAAAAAATGGATTATTTCTTCGATTATTCAAAGAGATTTGAGATAGACATAGATGCTTTCCGAGGTGTTCATAGTCTATTTAAGAATGAAAATCCATTGAATGTGGAGATAGGTTTTGGAAATGGTGAGTTTCTTTTATATCAAGCCCGGAAGGAAATAAATAAAAACTTTATTGGTTTTGAATTGGAAAGCAAGAGTTTCTCTTTGGTAAAGAAAAAATTATACGATTTAAATTTAGATAATGTAAAGATTATGCGATGTAATGGCACTTTTGCTATGGATGTTTTGTTCCGTGATGAGACTGTAGAGAATATTTTTCTCTGTTTTCCTTCCCCCTGGTTTAAAGAGAAAAATATTAAACATGCCGTAGTAAATAAAGATTTTGTCGATTTAATCTCTCACAAGCTAATGAAAGGCGGTTCGTTTGAACTTGTTACTGATAACTATCCTTATTTAGCCTACAGTGTTGAACTTTTAGAACAAAGCGGTTTTTTTCAAAAAGGGGAAATTAATATAAACCCAAAACGAGAGGTTGCTACCTATTTTGAAAGAAGGTGGAAGAGAAAAGGAAGAACGATCTATGGTATAAAATATTTTAAGATAAAAAGGCAGAATGAAAAGAGATGGCCGCTTTATAAAAAGATAAATTTCCCAATCGCAACCAACATGCCTCATAGGTGTTCAATAAAAAGAGGAAAAGCAATTTTGCGTATTCTGGATGTGTATAGTAGTTTATATTCTTTAGATATCTTTGTGGAAGCTATTGTGGGAGAAATAAAATATCCCCAGCATATATATTTTCACTTAAAAAAAGGAAAAACCCATTTTTTTCTTTATCCTTTTACTTCCCTTATTCCTACAGAAGGCGCGGAGAATAGTTTAATGTATATCTGA
- the glmS gene encoding glutamine--fructose-6-phosphate transaminase (isomerizing): MCGIVGYIGKKNAVPLLIEELKALEYRGYDSSGISVIDKKEIKTTKASGKIINLIDKLFKKPLSGSIGIGHTRWATHGEPNEINAHPQQSREVSIVHNGIIENVEEIEIFLRKKGYERKSQTDSELIAHLIDYFYNGSLRNACLKAVHMLNGSFAVGVICKQEKKLIGIKYKSPLVVGIGDGENFIASDVTPLLPYTNKFLFLDDGEITEIDENNIKICDFQGNKIKRSVSTVDWTREQAEKGGYKHFMLKEIAEEGDAVRNTLLGRIDDNLALQEELKWNTNFTDSINRIVIAACGTSYYAALIGRYILQNTAHIPTTAEIASEFRYENALLDKNTLFIVISQSGETADTLESLSYAKSQGIPTLSIVNVQGSSIARMSDYVLYTHAGPEVSVASTKAFTSQLAILYLFTLFLSRTKKTLNNQQLKDYTKELLKIPDKINETFEINLQKMQGIAPHYSQFKNYLYLGRGILYPIALEGALKLKEISYIHAEGYAAGEMKHGPIALIDKVTPSVFLIPPSSLLLNKTLSNMKEVNSRKGEIIAVTTDKFEKMENASLVLTTPSTDLIFSPFLYIVPLQLFAYSIASYLGYDVDHPRNLAKSVTVE; this comes from the coding sequence ATGTGCGGAATAGTAGGCTATATCGGTAAAAAAAATGCCGTTCCTCTACTCATAGAGGAGTTAAAAGCGTTGGAATACAGGGGTTATGATTCCAGCGGTATATCAGTAATAGATAAAAAGGAAATAAAAACAACAAAGGCGTCGGGGAAAATAATAAACCTGATAGATAAGCTATTTAAAAAGCCACTAAGCGGGAGTATAGGAATAGGACATACACGCTGGGCAACTCATGGAGAACCCAATGAGATAAATGCGCATCCCCAGCAAAGCAGAGAAGTTAGCATAGTGCACAATGGTATCATAGAAAATGTAGAAGAGATTGAAATCTTTTTAAGGAAAAAAGGATACGAAAGAAAAAGTCAAACCGATAGTGAGCTTATCGCCCATCTGATAGACTATTTTTATAATGGGAGTCTGCGTAACGCTTGCTTGAAAGCAGTGCATATGTTAAATGGAAGCTTCGCGGTAGGAGTCATATGTAAGCAAGAAAAAAAACTGATAGGAATAAAATACAAAAGCCCGCTTGTGGTAGGAATAGGAGATGGAGAAAACTTTATTGCCTCCGATGTTACCCCACTTCTTCCCTACACAAATAAGTTTTTATTTCTTGACGATGGCGAGATAACAGAGATAGATGAAAACAACATAAAGATATGTGATTTTCAGGGAAACAAAATAAAAAGGAGTGTATCTACTGTGGATTGGACGAGGGAACAGGCAGAAAAAGGCGGATACAAACATTTCATGCTAAAGGAGATTGCAGAAGAAGGTGATGCGGTAAGAAACACGCTGCTGGGAAGGATTGATGATAACCTCGCATTGCAAGAGGAATTGAAATGGAACACTAACTTTACAGATAGCATAAACAGGATTGTAATTGCCGCTTGTGGCACCTCTTATTATGCCGCTCTGATAGGCAGATATATTCTACAAAATACAGCGCATATACCTACAACTGCAGAAATTGCCTCTGAGTTTAGATATGAAAATGCACTTTTAGATAAAAATACACTATTTATTGTCATTTCTCAATCAGGAGAGACTGCAGATACTTTAGAATCCCTAAGTTATGCAAAATCGCAAGGTATCCCTACATTATCCATCGTTAATGTTCAAGGAAGCAGTATTGCAAGAATGTCCGATTATGTCCTGTACACCCATGCTGGTCCGGAAGTCAGCGTCGCTTCTACCAAAGCTTTTACTTCACAACTGGCTATTTTGTATTTGTTCACTCTTTTTCTATCCAGAACCAAAAAAACATTAAATAATCAACAACTAAAAGATTATACAAAAGAACTTTTAAAAATTCCTGACAAAATCAATGAAACATTTGAAATAAACCTACAAAAAATGCAAGGTATTGCTCCCCATTACTCTCAATTCAAAAACTATCTATACTTAGGTAGAGGTATTCTATATCCCATAGCATTAGAAGGTGCATTGAAATTAAAGGAGATCTCTTACATTCATGCTGAGGGATATGCGGCAGGCGAAATGAAGCATGGACCCATTGCCCTTATTGATAAGGTTACTCCTTCTGTTTTCCTTATTCCACCTTCTTCTTTATTACTAAACAAAACATTATCCAATATGAAAGAAGTGAATAGTAGAAAGGGTGAGATTATCGCTGTTACAACGGATAAATTTGAAAAGATGGAAAATGCCAGTCTCGTTCTTACAACTCCCTCAACAGATCTTATATTTTCGCCGTTCTTATACATTGTTCCACTGCAGCTTTTTGCATATAGTATTGCAAGCTATCTGGGATATGATGTAGACCACCCCAGAAACTTAGCGAAAAGCGTAACCGTTGAATGA
- the metG gene encoding methionine--tRNA ligase, producing the protein MNKHFYITTPIYYVNDVPHIGHSYTTIAADTYARFKRFSGENVFFLTGTDEHGQKIKKTADKMGKTPIQLADSVVIRFKDLWTKLNITNDDFIRTTEKRHIEAVQEIFTKLYEKGDVYKGSYEGWYCVHCESYFTDLDVGKEHLCPDCGRKVEKLTEESYFFKLSKYEKPLLKYYEEHPEFVIPQSRYNEVTSFVRSGLKDLSITRTSLDWGIPVPFDKKHVIYVWFDALFNYVSGIGYAYDKDKFRNIWPPDVHFVGKDILRFHAVYWPAFLMSAELPLPRHIVAHGWWMVKETKMSKSLGNVVNPLEMMEKYGRDAYRYFLLREVPFGLDGNFSEEAFVNRLNSDLANDLSNLVWRFLSMVEKYNQGVVKRVQVEDHYLEQEGRKAIENIKQYMNRFAFNEALEEIWSLIGKANKYITDKEPWVLKKKGEEERLQEVLYNILSSLRLICFLISPLLPDTADKMWTQLGFLGKVTEKTINDVNLNTEEVKVKKKEMLFHKFEEKIEKEEEINIDELKKVKLKVAKIISCEEIKGSRKLWKLKIDVGEENLRTLAAGLKDHYSPEELIGKNIIIVSNLKPAKLMGVTSQGMLLAAEDKGKVKLLTVDGDMPPGSDIH; encoded by the coding sequence ATGAATAAACATTTTTATATAACTACGCCCATCTATTATGTAAACGATGTTCCACACATCGGTCATTCTTATACTACTATTGCCGCAGATACCTATGCCCGTTTTAAAAGATTTTCGGGTGAAAATGTGTTTTTTCTGACAGGAACCGACGAACACGGGCAAAAAATTAAGAAAACTGCGGACAAAATGGGCAAAACACCCATTCAACTTGCAGATAGTGTGGTGATAAGATTTAAGGACTTGTGGACTAAATTAAACATAACAAATGATGATTTTATAAGAACTACAGAAAAGAGACACATAGAAGCTGTGCAGGAGATATTCACCAAACTGTATGAAAAAGGTGATGTATACAAAGGCAGTTATGAAGGATGGTATTGTGTCCATTGTGAATCATATTTTACAGATCTGGATGTAGGTAAAGAACATCTATGTCCAGATTGCGGAAGAAAAGTAGAGAAATTAACGGAAGAAAGCTATTTCTTTAAACTTTCGAAATATGAAAAACCACTTTTAAAGTATTATGAAGAGCATCCAGAATTTGTGATACCTCAATCTCGTTATAATGAAGTTACAAGTTTTGTTAGATCTGGTCTGAAAGACTTAAGTATTACCCGAACATCATTGGATTGGGGTATTCCCGTGCCATTCGACAAGAAACATGTAATATATGTGTGGTTCGATGCCTTATTTAACTATGTGAGTGGAATAGGTTACGCTTATGATAAGGATAAATTCAGGAACATCTGGCCACCCGATGTTCACTTTGTAGGAAAGGACATTTTGAGATTTCATGCCGTTTACTGGCCTGCTTTTCTTATGTCCGCAGAGCTTCCTTTGCCCAGACATATTGTTGCTCACGGTTGGTGGATGGTTAAAGAAACAAAAATGTCAAAGTCATTGGGTAATGTGGTAAATCCCCTTGAAATGATGGAAAAGTATGGTCGTGATGCCTACAGATATTTTCTGCTGCGAGAGGTGCCCTTTGGTCTGGACGGAAACTTCAGCGAAGAAGCATTTGTCAATCGCTTAAATAGCGATTTGGCGAATGATTTGAGCAACCTGGTGTGGAGATTTTTGTCCATGGTAGAAAAATACAACCAGGGAGTAGTAAAAAGAGTTCAGGTTGAAGACCACTATTTAGAACAAGAAGGCAGAAAAGCGATAGAGAATATAAAGCAATATATGAATAGATTTGCATTCAATGAAGCATTAGAAGAAATATGGTCGCTTATAGGCAAAGCAAATAAGTACATTACAGATAAAGAACCATGGGTGCTAAAGAAAAAAGGGGAAGAAGAAAGATTGCAGGAGGTTTTATATAATATACTTTCTTCTTTAAGACTTATTTGTTTCCTAATTTCCCCTCTTTTGCCTGACACCGCTGATAAAATGTGGACACAACTGGGATTTTTGGGCAAAGTAACAGAAAAAACAATAAATGATGTAAATTTAAATACAGAAGAGGTAAAAGTGAAAAAAAAGGAAATGTTATTTCATAAATTTGAAGAAAAAATAGAGAAAGAAGAAGAAATAAATATAGATGAACTCAAAAAGGTTAAACTCAAGGTAGCTAAAATTATCTCCTGTGAAGAGATAAAGGGTTCTCGTAAATTATGGAAATTAAAAATAGATGTGGGAGAAGAAAACTTAAGAACACTCGCCGCAGGGTTAAAAGATCATTATTCGCCCGAGGAATTAATAGGGAAAAATATTATAATTGTGAGTAATCTTAAACCTGCAAAGCTCATGGGTGTAACATCTCAGGGAATGCTATTGGCTGCTGAGGACAAGGGTAAGGTAAAGCTACTCACTGTAGATGGAGACATGCCTCCAGGTTCAGATATACATTAA
- the glmU gene encoding bifunctional UDP-N-acetylglucosamine diphosphorylase/glucosamine-1-phosphate N-acetyltransferase GlmU yields MIGVILAAGKSTRMMSDKTKLFHDLCGNPVIFYPVKSMKDLHIQKIIVVVNETIRKEMEKLFEGWNIDFVVQKEQTGTATALLCALENTSLDNCEYLFVMGGDTPLLGRDDAHKFIDFVKIKDLDVGLMSAMLDEPADYGRIKRKEGRLEKIIEAKEATKEEIKINEVNSGIYMIKSFQAQKLLSNIIRNNTHEEYYLTDIIEYAAKKDAYLSSNSDIILGINTRKEQSLIRKKLQAKIIENLFNEGVTIIDPNNTYIDYNVKIGKDSIIYPQGHIRGNTVIGQSCTIDVGSVIEDSLISDEVNIHPYSIIEKSHIEKGCSVGPFSHLRPETVLKNNVKIGNFVEVKKSVIGENTKASHLTYIGDTEIGKDANIGAGTITCNYDGYKKNKTKIGDRVFIGSNTEIVAPVEIDNDAITAAGTTVTKYVPPYSLVISRVPQQNIENWVKKYRKKKECAE; encoded by the coding sequence ATGATAGGTGTTATTTTAGCAGCAGGTAAAAGCACAAGAATGATGTCCGATAAAACAAAGTTGTTCCATGATTTGTGCGGAAACCCTGTTATATTCTATCCTGTTAAGTCAATGAAAGACCTCCATATACAAAAAATAATAGTGGTAGTCAACGAGACAATCAGAAAAGAAATGGAGAAACTATTTGAGGGATGGAATATAGATTTTGTGGTGCAAAAAGAACAAACAGGCACCGCTACAGCTCTTTTATGTGCATTAGAAAACACTTCCCTTGATAATTGTGAATATCTCTTTGTTATGGGTGGAGATACGCCCCTTCTAGGTAGAGATGATGCCCATAAATTTATAGATTTTGTAAAGATAAAAGATTTAGATGTAGGACTTATGTCTGCAATGTTAGATGAACCTGCCGATTACGGAAGAATAAAAAGAAAAGAAGGAAGGTTAGAAAAAATTATAGAAGCAAAAGAAGCAACCAAAGAGGAGATTAAGATAAATGAGGTAAACAGCGGCATTTATATGATAAAATCCTTTCAGGCTCAAAAACTTTTGTCAAATATTATAAGAAACAATACACATGAAGAATATTATCTTACGGATATAATAGAATATGCAGCAAAAAAAGATGCATACTTATCAAGTAACAGCGATATAATTCTCGGGATAAACACAAGGAAGGAACAGAGTTTAATAAGAAAAAAATTGCAAGCCAAGATAATAGAAAATTTATTCAATGAAGGTGTAACGATTATTGATCCTAACAATACATACATTGATTATAATGTAAAAATAGGAAAAGATAGCATAATCTATCCGCAGGGGCATATTCGTGGGAATACTGTTATTGGTCAGAGCTGCACTATTGATGTAGGTTCAGTTATAGAAGATAGTCTAATATCAGATGAAGTAAATATACATCCATACAGCATAATAGAAAAAAGCCATATAGAAAAAGGATGCTCTGTTGGTCCTTTTTCACATTTAAGGCCGGAAACAGTGTTAAAAAACAATGTAAAAATAGGTAATTTTGTAGAGGTAAAAAAATCAGTCATAGGAGAAAATACAAAAGCATCCCATCTAACTTACATTGGGGACACAGAAATAGGCAAAGATGCAAATATAGGAGCAGGCACTATTACCTGCAACTACGATGGATATAAGAAGAATAAGACAAAGATTGGTGATAGGGTATTTATCGGTTCCAATACAGAGATCGTTGCCCCGGTAGAAATAGACAATGATGCTATTACTGCCGCAGGAACAACAGTAACCAAATATGTTCCCCCTTATAGCTTAGTCATATCCCGAGTCCCACAACAAAATATAGAAAATTGGGTAAAAAAATATAGAAAGAAGAAAGAATGTGCGGAATAG
- the trxB gene encoding thioredoxin-disulfide reductase, with translation MIDIVIVGGGPAAYTAAIFAGRAGLNAVVYESELMAGKIVSISQIENYPGFPNGISGEELSDNLHKQAEKLGVDTVYNEVKKVGLDGKYKKILIDSGETIKAKAVILAIGEMAQKLNCSGESKFLGKGVSYCAICDGAFFKGRDVAVIGGGDAALASALYLCHLVKKLYLVHRRNDLRATKILQDKLKQCEMAEFVLNHEVKEIQGKKFVNGILLQNKETKEIKRLNVDGVFVYIGSKPNTEIVHELVKVDEQGYIITNEKMETSCPGIYAAGDVRKKDLRQLVTAAADGAIASFQARQYIEMHY, from the coding sequence ATGATTGATATTGTTATTGTTGGGGGCGGCCCTGCAGCATATACTGCTGCAATATTTGCTGGACGGGCAGGGTTAAATGCTGTTGTATATGAAAGTGAATTAATGGCAGGGAAAATTGTATCTATTTCTCAAATAGAAAACTACCCTGGCTTTCCTAACGGAATCAGCGGTGAAGAACTTTCTGACAATTTACACAAGCAAGCGGAAAAGCTTGGAGTGGATACCGTTTACAATGAGGTTAAAAAAGTAGGACTTGATGGGAAATATAAAAAAATTTTGATTGATTCAGGAGAAACAATAAAGGCAAAAGCTGTAATATTGGCTATAGGTGAGATGGCGCAGAAACTTAACTGTTCGGGAGAAAGTAAGTTTTTAGGAAAAGGTGTTTCTTATTGTGCTATTTGTGATGGGGCATTTTTCAAGGGTAGAGATGTTGCTGTTATAGGTGGTGGAGATGCAGCTTTAGCCAGCGCTCTTTATCTCTGTCATTTAGTAAAAAAGCTATATCTTGTTCATCGGCGTAATGATTTAAGGGCAACAAAAATATTACAAGATAAATTAAAACAATGCGAGATGGCAGAATTTGTTTTGAATCATGAAGTGAAGGAGATTCAGGGGAAGAAATTCGTCAATGGAATACTTTTGCAGAACAAAGAGACAAAAGAGATAAAGAGATTAAATGTAGATGGGGTTTTTGTCTATATAGGGAGTAAGCCTAACACGGAAATCGTGCATGAACTTGTGAAGGTAGATGAACAAGGGTATATTATTACCAACGAGAAAATGGAAACTTCCTGTCCTGGTATTTATGCTGCAGGAGATGTGAGAAAGAAAGATTTGAGGCAGCTTGTTACTGCGGCAGCGGATGGGGCGATTGCCTCATTCCAAGCACGCCAGTATATCGAAATGCATTATTAA
- a CDS encoding chloride channel protein: protein MKITFKSKLWRSYKKAEIISTGKILIYSVIVGIIAGLAAIVFLVSIHFFSTYVLEGIAGYSSSSPTGEPPIFGEIHKAFNPLLLILVTTCGGLLSGFIVYTFAPEAEGHGTDAAIEAYHQKRGIIRPIVPFVKIIASAITLGTGGSGGREGPIAQIGAGFGSFLAGRLKLSERDRRILLAAGMGAGIGAIFRSPMAGAIFAAEVLYRDLEIESEVLLSAFIASIIAYSIFAAKFGWSPLFSVAAFKFTNPLELIPYTILAIVVSLFSYIYVKVFYGVRETFHKIHIKPHFKPAIGGFFVGIIGIAMPQAISMGYGTLQLAMWGKIAFTTLFLIAFLKIFATAFTISSGGSAGVFGPSMVIGGTLGGAVGGFFHYVLPTIVQQPGAFVLVGMAGFFSAAASTPLSTIIMVAEMTGNYDLVVPAMWVSAISYFISRKWTIYEKQAENRGHSPAHRYEFVRHALQSVKIKDIARKDFKTVLESAPLKNIFFILSSEKLDDVPIVNTKNKLVGIVTLHDIKTVLDSPEVSEMLVAKDVANLNVISITPNESVDDALHKIGFKEINTLPVVDEKDKTKIIGIIRRKDITRVYSEIVEEIRS, encoded by the coding sequence ATGAAAATTACATTTAAATCAAAATTATGGCGTAGTTATAAAAAAGCAGAAATAATATCTACCGGTAAAATACTCATTTACAGTGTTATTGTAGGTATCATAGCAGGATTAGCCGCTATAGTATTCCTCGTCTCGATTCACTTTTTTTCTACTTATGTTTTAGAAGGCATAGCTGGTTACAGCAGTTCTTCTCCAACAGGCGAACCACCGATATTCGGAGAAATCCATAAAGCTTTTAATCCGCTTTTACTTATTCTGGTCACTACATGCGGAGGGTTGTTGTCCGGTTTTATTGTATACACCTTCGCTCCTGAAGCAGAAGGGCATGGAACAGATGCTGCAATAGAAGCCTATCACCAAAAGAGAGGAATAATAAGACCCATCGTGCCTTTTGTAAAAATAATTGCATCAGCTATCACCCTGGGAACAGGCGGTTCGGGAGGAAGAGAAGGTCCCATCGCACAAATTGGCGCAGGTTTTGGCTCATTTTTAGCGGGCAGGCTTAAATTGTCCGAGAGAGACAGAAGAATACTCTTGGCCGCTGGCATGGGAGCAGGTATTGGTGCTATCTTTCGCTCACCAATGGCTGGAGCAATATTTGCAGCTGAGGTTCTATACAGAGATTTGGAAATAGAAAGCGAAGTGCTTCTATCCGCTTTTATCGCCTCTATTATTGCATATTCTATCTTTGCGGCAAAATTTGGATGGTCACCTTTATTTTCAGTAGCTGCTTTCAAATTTACTAACCCCTTAGAACTGATACCTTATACTATACTTGCTATAGTTGTCTCTTTGTTTTCCTATATTTATGTAAAGGTATTCTATGGAGTGAGAGAGACATTCCACAAAATACATATCAAACCACACTTTAAACCTGCTATAGGAGGTTTTTTTGTAGGGATTATTGGAATAGCTATGCCACAGGCAATATCCATGGGATATGGCACTCTACAGCTGGCAATGTGGGGTAAAATAGCATTTACTACACTATTTCTCATCGCTTTTCTGAAAATCTTTGCCACCGCTTTCACCATATCCAGTGGAGGTTCGGCAGGCGTATTCGGTCCATCAATGGTCATTGGCGGCACATTAGGTGGTGCAGTAGGAGGCTTTTTTCATTATGTTCTGCCCACTATTGTTCAACAACCCGGTGCATTTGTTCTGGTAGGAATGGCAGGATTCTTCAGCGCTGCGGCAAGCACACCTCTTTCTACCATCATTATGGTTGCTGAGATGACAGGAAACTATGATTTGGTTGTCCCTGCCATGTGGGTTTCGGCAATCAGTTATTTTATCAGTCGAAAATGGACAATTTATGAAAAACAAGCAGAAAACAGAGGACATTCACCCGCTCACCGTTATGAATTTGTAAGACACGCACTGCAAAGTGTAAAAATAAAAGATATAGCAAGAAAAGATTTTAAAACCGTTTTAGAGTCAGCCCCCCTAAAAAACATATTCTTTATTCTCTCTTCTGAAAAATTGGATGATGTTCCCATAGTAAACACGAAAAATAAGCTGGTAGGAATTGTAACCTTGCATGATATAAAAACTGTCTTAGATTCGCCTGAGGTTAGCGAAATGCTGGTGGCGAAAGATGTGGCAAACCTCAATGTGATAAGCATAACCCCCAACGAATCGGTAGATGATGCATTGCACAAGATTGGTTTTAAAGAAATAAACACACTGCCCGTGGTAGATGAAAAAGATAAAACGAAAATTATTGGAATTATTAGAAGAAAGGATATAACCAGGGTATACAGCGAAATAGTGGAAGAAATTAGGAGTTGA